In Saprospiraceae bacterium, the sequence CCATGAAGTAGAATTAGGTACTGATCTGAGGTTTTTCAACAATAAAATTGGTGTAGAATTTACCTGGTTTAAGAGAAATTCCTCGGATCAGATCACTACTGCCGAGCTGCCTCGAAGCACAGGCTTTGTCCAAGCCATTGTCAATGCAGGTGAAATCGAGAATAAAGGTATTGAACTAGGCGTTGATCTTACACCAATCAAAACAAAGAGCGGATTTGAGTGGAATACTTTCGTCAATTTTACCCGCATCCGAAGCCTGGTGGTAGATGCAGGCCCAACTGGCCAGATCACTTTCGGTAGCTTCCCGGCTTATGGTACCCTTCAAAATATTCATCGTACAGGTTATCCTTATGCCCAAATATTTGGTGCTAAAAATGCAAGAACTCCTGAAGGTGATTTATTGATCGATAAAGATTTAGGTACGACCATCGTATTGCCAACCAATGAAATTGTTGGTGACCCAAATCCTGATTTTATGATGGGGATCAACAACTCATTTAGTTTTAAAGGGTTTACGCTTCGGGCGTTAATAGATTGGAGACAGGGTGGTGATATGTTCCTTACTACTGCAGGCTCTTTGACGCTCAGAGGTCAATTAAAGGTAACCGAAGATCGGGAACCACTTAGGATCATACCTGGTGTATACGGTGATCCAAGTACTTATGAAGCTATCAAGGGTGACGATGGCAAATATATTCGTAATACTACCCCCATTACTTCCTTTGACTTCTTCTTTAGTAATGGTTTCGGACCTTATGGCGCTGACGAGACCAATGTGTATGATATCACTAATATCAGATTGCGAGAGGTCAGCTTAGGGTATGATCTTCCTAAAAAATTATTAAAAAAGACACCTATAGGCTCAGCCAGAATCTCTATCTCTGGTAGAAATCTTTGGTGGTATGCTCCTAATCTCATAGAAGGTATCAATTCCGATCCTGAAGTATTGGCTGAAAACGCAGATACCAATCTTCAAGGAATCGAAACTGGGACTACACCTACTACCAAAAGGTTTGGGGTGAATCTAAATGTGACTTTCTAATTTATTAACCTAAGATATAAAGAAAGAAATATGAAATTATTAAATAAATATATAGGTTCGTTTGCGCTGATATTGGTTCTGTTTGTGGTGACTAATTGCAAAATTTTTGATCTTGATATCAACGATGATCCTAATAATCCGGTCTCAATTTCCTCTCCTGAGCTTTTGCTGACCAATATTGAATATACCCTTACCCAGGGAGTTTTCACTTTTAGTGACCAATCTTTGGGTATTATGGGATTATATTCAACAGGCGGTGATGGGTTTGGATATTCACAAACTTCCTTTAATGGTACCTGGAACAATCTTTATTCGGGACCATTGAAAGATATCGAAGGTTTGATAGCAGCTTCCTCAGACCCAATTAATCCTAAATATTTAGGTATCGCTCAAGTACTGAAAGCCTGGGCCATATCCAACATGGTGGATATGTGGGGAGACCTGCCTTACTCTCAGGCTTTAAAAGGTGATGCCGCAGATGCCGTGACAGATCCTTCTTTTGATAAGGATGCTGACATCTATGCTGATTGTTTTAAATTGCTTGATGATGCGACCAATAACTTCGGTATTTCTTCTGCTGTATCAGTGGCAGGTGACTTGTTTTATGCTGGTAATATCAGCCGCTGGACCAAATTGGCTAATACCTTAAAGCTGAGACTTAAACTACAGACGAGGTTGGTCAATGGCAGTGCAAAATCTGAAATCGAAGCTTTGATGGCAGACCCTGCAAAATTAATCAGCACCTCAGCTGATGATTTTCAATTTCAATACAGCAAAGCCAAAAATCCTCAAGACTACCGTCATCCTTGGTATCAGGATGGATATGGTGCATCTCAATACGGTTTGACCTATATGCTGCATCAGAATGTGGTCGAAATGTTGGAACAAAAGGATCCCAGGACACCTTTTTATTATCGTCGTCAGACCAAAAGAATTTTGGACCCTGCCAATCCTTCAGATAGAGGGACTATTCCATGTTCTCAAACTTCTGGATGCACCTATGGTTATATCGTTTTGAACCCCAATATGTGGCCTAGAGTCATTGGTACTTCTACGCCTACCACCGCTCAAAATGAATTTATGGCTGGCTTGTTTGGTCGTGACAGAGCCGACCCAGCCGGGGTACCCCAGGATTCTGACTTTAGATTGATGGCTGGCGTCTATCCGGCTGGAGGATTTTACGATGTCACTGCTGCGGGTTTGCCGGGTACAGATAAAGCCCCTGGTGGGGGTATTTTCCCGATCATCACGAGTGTCAATACGCTTTACTACAGGATAGAGGCGATCTTGGCGTTAGGTTCAGCGGGAGACGCCAGAGCATTGTTTGTGAGTGCCATCAAAGATCATATCAAGAAAGTGGTTGATTTTGGAGCTGCTGCAGATGCCAATGCTGTAAGACCTACTACTGCCGCTATTGATGATTATGTCAAAATATGGACAGATAGATGGGATGCACAACCAAATAGCGCGGGTAAGTTAAATTTAGCTTTAAAACAATTATGGGCTTCAAGCATGGGATCTGGTATTGAGATCTATAATGCATACCGCAGGACTGGATTTCCCAATACCATTCAGGAGCCAATCAATCCTACCCGGGGTTTCCCTTTGAGATTACCTTATCCACAGGCTGAGTTGACTCTGAATCCAAATGCAGCTAATTATAAAGCGGTTGCTTTTGATAAAGACCCTATATTCTGGGATAAATAATATGACCTGATTAATTGTTATTTTTTAAAAATTATTTAAAATGCAAAAAATTAAATTTTCTTCAAAATATATCATGCTGATGGTTGGTTTGGTCATGCTATTTTCTTGTAAAGATGAAAGCCTGAGTCCGATTCCTGCATATGAAACAGCAGTGCATGCATTGGGTGTGACCAAATCAGGGTCAGCCACTGCATTCAAGCAAGGTGATTTAAATACTAAATTGGATTTTGATTTTAAGTGGAATTCAATTGATGGCAAAAACACGGTAACCAAGATCCAGTATTATGTTCAGTTTAATGAAGGGTATACTGATGCCGAAGGCAATGATCGTATCGCCAACCATGGTGTAAAATTGTTCAAAACAATAGAAGGCTCAGCGGTTCCGGCCAATAGAGTGAATACTTCTTTTTCTATCAGCCAGGCGGAAGTACTCGCCCTATTTAATGGAGTATCTTTCGATTATAAGGATGGGAAAGGATCAGTAAATGTTTTTACTAAATCGCCCAAAGCTGCAAGAGTACTACCTGGTACTCCATTTATCACCAATGCTAAGTCAGCACTCAGAGATAATTTTATTATGACCTGGGCACTCACTACAGATGATGGTAGGGTATTTGACAGTTGGTCAGACTCTATTTGTGGTGAGTTTCCTGGAGCTGATTGTGATGTGCGCTGGGATGTTAAATAAGTCGTACTTTTTAATGTTATATAAAAAAAGGCTGTCATCCGTGACAGCCTTTTTTTTGATTAGTCCTTGATAAGGGGTTAATTTTGTTTTAAATGAATTTGGTGTTTATTGTTTTATTCAGTTTCAATTTTTTTCAGATCTTTTCTCACGAATTGAATGAGCTGGATATCGTTGCTCCTAAAAGGATATTGTATATCACTTGTGATCCTGAATGTCCTATTTCTCAAAAATATACTTCATTATTCAAAACAATAGGAGATCTTTATCCTTCTTTGCAGTTTTCATTATTATTTTCTCCTTCGACTACGAAGAGTTCAATTATTCAATTTTATAAAAATTATGACTTGAAGGTGGATCGTATACTTTACATCCGTGATCATCGAATGAAGTTAATTAAGAAATTAGGTGCCACGATCACTCCTGAAGCTTTTTTGATTGACGATAGTAAGATTTTTTATTATGGAGCCATGGATGATCGATATTATGAATTAGGGAAAATGAAAAGTATACCGACACAGCATTTTCTTCTCGATGCCATTGATGCCATGTTGCGCCAAAAAGTTATTAAGACATCACATATACAAGCTGTTGGATGTGTTATAGAACTGTAATAATACTTGTGATTATCCTTCAGATGAATGCACCTATGCGCTCACAGGGTTATAAGTATTACCCTGATGTGCAAAAAATTATTTTGTCAAAATGTGCTCCTTGTCATCATACCGATGGTGCAGCTCCTTTTGTTTTAGATAATTATGACGCTGTATCTAAAAGGGCTCTGATGATCAATAAAGTAATACAAGATGGGTATATGCCCCCATGGTTTGCAGATACTGCTTTTAGGCATTTTAATAATGAAATCGTGTTGACTTTGGCTGAAAAAAATATCTTGTCCGAGTGGATAATATCCGGCAAGAAGAAAGGTAAAGCTAAAAGGGCAATTCCATTCCAACTGAAATCCTCTGCGAGGGATTCAGCAGATTTGGTGTTTGAATTAAACGAAACTTACCACATTCCTGGAGACAATAAAGAGCATTATAAAATATTTATTATTCCCACTCATTTGTCTGACCCCGCCTATTTAAATGGGATCGAATTTGTCCCTGGCAATAAAAAGCTTGCTCATCATGCAAGGATTATGATCGACACGACAGGCTTATTGCGTGCGGATGATGGGTTGGAAGTGGGTGACGATTCTGAGTTTATGAGAAAAAAGGTAAAACTGTATGATCCATTTTATCATGGTTGGGTGCCAGGGAATAATGGAGTATTTTTCCCCGGAGGTATAACCAAAAAATTGCCGGCCAATACTGACCTGGTTATCAATATTCATTATGCTGCCAGTCCCATTGATCAGGAAGACAGGTCAGCGGTTAAATTTTATTCATCCAAAATACCTACTGAAAGAAGAGTTCAGACAATGATCCTTGATGAAAATTGGGTAGTCAACCAACCTTTTGAAATCCCTGAAGATACGCTGATCAAATTTTATATGAGGTCACCCCCTGTGCCAT encodes:
- a CDS encoding SusD/RagB family nutrient-binding outer membrane lipoprotein, giving the protein MKLLNKYIGSFALILVLFVVTNCKIFDLDINDDPNNPVSISSPELLLTNIEYTLTQGVFTFSDQSLGIMGLYSTGGDGFGYSQTSFNGTWNNLYSGPLKDIEGLIAASSDPINPKYLGIAQVLKAWAISNMVDMWGDLPYSQALKGDAADAVTDPSFDKDADIYADCFKLLDDATNNFGISSAVSVAGDLFYAGNISRWTKLANTLKLRLKLQTRLVNGSAKSEIEALMADPAKLISTSADDFQFQYSKAKNPQDYRHPWYQDGYGASQYGLTYMLHQNVVEMLEQKDPRTPFYYRRQTKRILDPANPSDRGTIPCSQTSGCTYGYIVLNPNMWPRVIGTSTPTTAQNEFMAGLFGRDRADPAGVPQDSDFRLMAGVYPAGGFYDVTAAGLPGTDKAPGGGIFPIITSVNTLYYRIEAILALGSAGDARALFVSAIKDHIKKVVDFGAAADANAVRPTTAAIDDYVKIWTDRWDAQPNSAGKLNLALKQLWASSMGSGIEIYNAYRRTGFPNTIQEPINPTRGFPLRLPYPQAELTLNPNAANYKAVAFDKDPIFWDK